Within Legionella birminghamensis, the genomic segment GATCCGCAGAAGCTGCCCTCGACTGTCCTGTCCCGTTGCCTTCAGTTTAATCTCAGGCCACTAGCGCCTACGATTATTATTAAGCAGCTGGAACTTATTCTTAGTGAAGAAAACTATAGTTTCGAACCCCAGGCGCTTGAGTTGATTGCCCGGGCAGCAAAAGGCAGCATGCGGGATGCGCTTAGCATTCTCGATCAGGCGATTGCAACAGCAGATCAGCACCTGACAGCTGAAACAGCCAAAAGCCTCCTGGGGTATACCAAGCAGGATTATGCCCTATCATTACTGCAAGCCCTGCAGATTGCAGATGCAGCCCAAATTATTTCAGTTAGCCGGCAAATTGCCGAGGAAGGCGGACATTTCATATATGTTCTTGAAGAACTACTGAATCACCTGCATCAGATTTCTATCAGTCAGGCCTTGACTAGCCCGCACCCTTTAATTGAATTTGACGCTGAAACCCAGAGGCTGGCAAAACAGCTGCAGCCAGCCGACGTTCAGTTGTTCTATCAGATTGCTCTGAAAGGAATTGAAGAGATTCATCTTGCGCCAAGCCTGTTAACTGGTTTTGAAATGACTTTACTGCGTATGCTAAGCTTCAAACCCGTGGCCATGGTTTCCCTCCCTTCCCTGACTGGAGATCGGCCGGACCCTTCCGAGGGAAGCAAGATACCTGAACCGGCTGACTTATCGAGCCCTTTCTCTCCAATACAAGAGCCTCTACCAGAAGAAGCCGTTTTTACAGCGGTGCCTTTTACGCAACAGCCTGAGCCCATTGTAGAACTTGATCTTGAGCCAGAGACCAGTATGACTCCACAGCCAATGGCCGAGGAAATCAGCAGGTTTAATTCCTCTTTTGATACAATAGATGACGACTGGAGACATATTATCTCCCAGCTCAAACTAGGCGGACTGGCCTTAACTGCCGTAGAAAATGCAGAATTTATTAAACGAAGCGAAAAAGATATCTATCTCCAGGTGGCCAAAGGCCATCATTCGCTGTTTTCACCTGGAATTACGCAACGGATAGAACAAGCCTTATCGGATTATTATAAAACGACTATTCGTATTAACCTCTCCGTTCAGGAGGCGATACAAAGCTCCCCTGCACAGGTTAAGCAAATTGAGCAAACGAAAAGCCTGCAGGAAGCGGAAAAGCATTTACAGGAAGATCCGGTTTTGCAGCAGATAATTCAGGAGTTTTCCGGAGAGATCGTCAAAAATTCTATTGTACCCAATAAAGATACATTATAATTAATTAATTAACTTAAATGAGGTAGCTACACATGGATATGAATCAAAATCTTGGCAATCTAATGAAAGAAGCCCAAAAAATGCAGCAAAGAATGCAGGAAGCTCAGCAAAAACTGAATATGCTGACAGTTACTGGCGAATCTGGCGGCGGGATGGTTCGTATTAAAATGAAAGGCAATCACGATGCAGTGGAAGTTAAAATCCAGCCTTCACTAATGGAAGAAGAGGTCAGTATGCTGGAAGATCTGGTTGCAGCAGCCATCAATGATGCGAATCGCAAAGTCGAAAAAGCGTCCAAAGACGAAATCAGTCAGCTGACTGCCGGTTTGAATATCCCAACCGATTTCATGAAAGACAAAGACGGGGAAAAATAAGAGTTATGAATGCGTTGACGAGGCTTGTTGAAGCACTGCGCTGCTTGCCTGGAGTAGGTCCAAAATCTGCTCAGCGTATGGTTTTTCACTTGCTGCAACATCAGCGTCAACGCGGCCTGCATCTTGCTGCCTGCCTGGAGCAAGCCATGCAACATATCAGACATTGCGAACGCTGTAATGATTATACAGAAACCGAATTATGCTTCTTATGCCAGGACAAAACACGTGAGCAATCCACTCTATGTGTTGTGGAGACGCCTGCCGACGTGGCCGCTATTGAACAAAGCAGAGTGTTTAAGGGAACCTATTTTGTATTAATGGGTAAAATTTCGCCACTCGATGGCCTGGGACCTGAAGACATCGGCTTGCCACGTTTACGCCGCCTGGTATTGGCTGAGCAAATTGAGGAAATCATTCTTGCGCTAAGCCCTTCAGTCGAAGCTCAAACCACCACCCATTTTATTCGAGAACTGTTTAGTGATTGCAGCATTCGTATCAGTCAGCTGGCACGAGGCATTCCCTCCGGCGGCGAGTTGGAGTTCCTTGACGTCAATACTATTGGTAACGCATTACGTAATCGAGCCCTTGTGAATGAGTAAATGTCTTAGAATCTCAGTACTCTTTTTATTGCTTTTCATAACCGGTAATATTTTTGCCTCTTTTAATAAAAGTTTGTGGCCTATATGGGAGGTTAACAATCCGCTGTCAAAGGCAATCATTCAACATACAGAGTGGCAGGAATTCCTGCAAAAGCATGTAATAACCAATGAAGAAGGAATTAATCTGGTCGATTACCCCAGCCTGAAGGAAAATGACCGCCAACTTTTAAAGAAATATATCGAGCGGATGTCAACCGTTAGTATCAGTAATTTTAATCGAGCAGAACAATTGGCTTACTGGATTAATGTCTATAATGCAATCACTGTACATACTGTGGCCAGTTACTATCCCGTAAACAGTATCGATGAAATTAATATCTCACCAGGCTTGTTCAGTATTGGCCCCTGGGGTGCTAAATTGATTACCGTGAATAATATTTCCTTATCTCTGGATGAAATCCAGAATCGTATTATACGGCCAATCTGGAATGATTCTCGAAGCCACTATGCCCTGAATAATGGTGCAATTGGCGCCCCCAATCTTAGCCGGCAGGCATATACCGGTGAAAAACTGGATGAACAATTAAATCAGGCTGCCTTTGAATATGTTAATTCCTTGCGTGGCGTACAGGTTATCGAGGGCGAACTGGTTGTTTCCAAGATATATGACTGGTTTAGTGAAGACTTTGGCGAAACAAAGCAGAATGTGATTAACCATA encodes:
- a CDS encoding DUF547 domain-containing protein; this translates as MSKCLRISVLFLLLFITGNIFASFNKSLWPIWEVNNPLSKAIIQHTEWQEFLQKHVITNEEGINLVDYPSLKENDRQLLKKYIERMSTVSISNFNRAEQLAYWINVYNAITVHTVASYYPVNSIDEINISPGLFSIGPWGAKLITVNNISLSLDEIQNRIIRPIWNDSRSHYALNNGAIGAPNLSRQAYTGEKLDEQLNQAAFEYVNSLRGVQVIEGELVVSKIYDWFSEDFGETKQNVINHIKQFAKEPLKQQLKHINTIDNYVYNWHLNTSVAKQDS
- the dnaX gene encoding DNA polymerase III subunit gamma/tau; protein product: MSYLALARKWRPRSFSQLVGQEHINKAITKSLAQQRIHHAYLFTGTRGVGKTSIARLMAKALNCEQGISAEPCLSCDTCQAIEQGRFIDLIEIDGASKTRVEDTRELLENVQYATTAGRYKIYLIDEVHMLSQHSFNALLKTLEEPPEHVKFLLATTDPQKLPSTVLSRCLQFNLRPLAPTIIIKQLELILSEENYSFEPQALELIARAAKGSMRDALSILDQAIATADQHLTAETAKSLLGYTKQDYALSLLQALQIADAAQIISVSRQIAEEGGHFIYVLEELLNHLHQISISQALTSPHPLIEFDAETQRLAKQLQPADVQLFYQIALKGIEEIHLAPSLLTGFEMTLLRMLSFKPVAMVSLPSLTGDRPDPSEGSKIPEPADLSSPFSPIQEPLPEEAVFTAVPFTQQPEPIVELDLEPETSMTPQPMAEEISRFNSSFDTIDDDWRHIISQLKLGGLALTAVENAEFIKRSEKDIYLQVAKGHHSLFSPGITQRIEQALSDYYKTTIRINLSVQEAIQSSPAQVKQIEQTKSLQEAEKHLQEDPVLQQIIQEFSGEIVKNSIVPNKDTL
- a CDS encoding YbaB/EbfC family nucleoid-associated protein: MDMNQNLGNLMKEAQKMQQRMQEAQQKLNMLTVTGESGGGMVRIKMKGNHDAVEVKIQPSLMEEEVSMLEDLVAAAINDANRKVEKASKDEISQLTAGLNIPTDFMKDKDGEK
- the recR gene encoding recombination mediator RecR: MNALTRLVEALRCLPGVGPKSAQRMVFHLLQHQRQRGLHLAACLEQAMQHIRHCERCNDYTETELCFLCQDKTREQSTLCVVETPADVAAIEQSRVFKGTYFVLMGKISPLDGLGPEDIGLPRLRRLVLAEQIEEIILALSPSVEAQTTTHFIRELFSDCSIRISQLARGIPSGGELEFLDVNTIGNALRNRALVNE